From Paenibacillus sp. FSL H8-0537:
ATAGCGGCCGAAAGCGGATCTACGCTGTATATGATATTGCTGGCGATATACAAAACCTTACTGCATAAATATTCGGGGCAGGAAGATATTGTAGTCGGTACGCCAATTGCGGGCAGAACACATGGCGACTTCCAGTCGCTGGTGGGCATGTTTGTAGGCACATTGGCAATCCGCAGCTATCCGGCGCGCGAGAAAACCTTTATATCATACCTGGAAGAACTCAAGGAAGCGATGCTAGGCGCTTACGAGCATCAAGGCTACCCATTTGAGGAACTGGTGGAGAAGGTGCAAGTCAGCAGGGATATGAGCCGCAACCCGATTTTTGATACGATGTTTGTTTTGCAAAATATGGAACAAAGAGATTTGCAAATGCAGGGCTTGCAGATTCAGCCATATGCAAATGAGCATACCGCGGCGAAGTTTGATTTAACCTTCCAGTTAGAGGAAATGGAAAATGGTATCTCGTGCAGCATCGAATATGCTTCTGGTTTATTCAAGCGAGAGTCGGTGCTCCGGATGGCGAAGCAATTCGAGAAGCTAGTTGAATCCGTTACGGCTAATCCGTATGCAAGGCTAGCGTCGTTAGAGATCCTAACAGCGGAGGAGCACACACAGCTTGCAGCATTCAATGCGACAGCATCGGAATACCCAAGCGAAAAAACGGTCTACCATTTGTTCGAGCAGCAGGCGGAAAAAACACCTGAAGCGGTAGCCGTCGTTCATGATGAAGAGCAAGTGACGTATGGCGAGCTAAACGCCCGTTCCAATTGCTTGGCAAGGACGCTGCGAGCATCCGGCGTGCGACCGGATCATTTGATTGGCATACTGGCGGATCGATCCGTGGAAATGATTATAGGCATACTGGCCGTGCTAAAAGCTGGTGGGGCTTACGTGCCAATAGATCCGGAGTATCCTGAAGAGCGCATCCGTTACATGCTGGAGGACGCTGGCTCGGAGGTGCTGCTAGTTCAGCAGCATTTGCTGAATCGCGTACATTTTGAAGGAAAGCTTATCAATCTGAATGATCCGGAGGTCTTTAGCGAAGAAGAGTCGAATATAGAGCCGATATCTGGCGCGCACGATCTTGCTTATGTGATCTATACGTCGGGAACGACGGGAAATCCGAAGGGCGCGATGATTACCCACCAAGGCCTGACGAATTACTTGTGGTGGGCACAAGAGGTATATGTCGCTGGGGAAAAGCTTGATTTTCCGCTGTACTCATCTATTTCCTTCGACCTGACGGTAACATCCATATTTACGCCGCTGCTAACAGGCAACCTTATTCGCATCTACAGTGGAGAAGACAAAGCGCTAATAATCGAGCGGATCGTAACAGATAACCAAGTCAACATTATCAAACTGACACCGGCCCATTTAAGTATAATCAAAGAAATGAATATAAGGGCCGGCTCAAACATCCGTAAGCTAATTGTCGGAGGTGACAATCTTGGCGCGGATATAGCGAGAAGCATCCATGACAAGTTTGGCGGAGATATCACGATATTCAATGAATATGGACCGACAGAAACCGTTGTCGGCTGCATGATTTATCGATACGATCCGGAAACGGATACGAGCGGTTCCGTTCCTATTGGGGTACCGGCTGCGAATGTCAGCATTTATTTGCTTGATGCTGAGCGTAAGCAAGTGCCGATTGGAGTACCGGGAGAAATATACATCGTTGGAGATGGAGTTGCGCGAGGGTACTTCCGTCGTCCGGACTTGACCGCGGAGAAGTTCGTTGACCACCCATTCATTCCTGGGAAGCGGATGTACCGTACAGGGGACTTGGCCAAAATGCTGTCAAACGGAAACTTGGAATATTTAGGCCGCGCAGATGACCAAGTGAAAATACGCGGCTACCGTATTGAGCTCGGCGAAGTAGAGGCGCAACTGATGAAAGTAGAGGCGGTGAAGGAAGCCGCGGCCATCGCTCGCGAAAACGACGCGAAAGAGAAGCAGCTATATGCCTATTACGTAGCGGATAGCGAGCTTACGGCCGGGGAACTGCGGAGAGCATTATTGCAGAAGCTCCCAGCCTATATGATTCCAAACCGCTTCGTGCAACTGGATAAATTGCCGCTTACAGCTAATGGAAAAATCGATCGCAGACGTTTATCTCTTTTGCAGCAAAATGAGCCGCTTCAAGCCAATTACACTGCGCCAAGGAATCCGCTGGAACAAGCGCTTGCTGACATCTGGCAGGAGGTTCTGGGCATAGAACGGGTTGGCATTCACGATAATTTCTTCGATGCAGGCGGACATTCTTTGAAGCTGATTCATATGATCGGAGAAGCTCGCAGCAGGCTGGATTTGGAAATATCGTTTAGCACCGCCTTCACTTACCCGACGGTCATGGAGCTTGTCGAGCAGTTGGAAAGTCGAAACCACTTTGATGATTCTACAGTGCAGCAAGGTACAGGGGTATCTGTATGGAACAGCAGCAATGGAAACGGCTTAACTTTGCATTGCTTCCCGCCAATCGTAGGCTATGGGCAAGTGTTCACGATGATGGCGCAATCGTTGCAGGATACGGCAACTATATATGCCTATGATTTCATCGTTTGCGACGATACATCGGAATATTTTGCACAACATGTTCAAAAATTGCAGCCTCAGGGTCCCATTTATTTGCTGGGCTACTCTGCTGGAGGTAACCTTGCATTTGAAGTAGCTAAGCGACTGGAGGAACAGGGTCGTAAAGTAGCGTCTATCCTTATGTTTGACGCCTATCCGAGAGAAACGTCTTCATCTAATATGCAGCAAGAAGCGTATCTGGAGACGCTAAAAGAAGAGATTTCGATGTTCATTCGCCATGTTCCCGGGGAGACGGCAGAAAAAGTTAAACAAAACATCCTAGCTTACACAGCATGGATTGATGGGATGCAAACAAATGGAGAAGTTCAGGCTGAAATTCATCTAATCCAATCAGCAGATCCAATAGGAGAAGAGGAATGGAGAAGGAAATCCTGGAGCGCTTTAACAACGGGGCAACTGCACATTTATTTAGGAAACGGCAAACATGAGCAGATGCTAGAAAGAGATTATGCTTCAACCAACGCCTTACTTATAAAATCTATACTTGAAAATTTCACTGTTTAAAGGTGAACCGTAAAAAAGGTCAATCCTATTCATGAAATGCTCCTTGTTAAGCAGTCGGTTTATTCATTAAACCTGACTGCTTAACGGGAAGTTTTCTTTTTACCAAAAGAAACAGGAAGCCTGAGTAATCAGGCTTTCAGATTGACGGGAAACCCTATGTCTTGTCTCAAGACGTTCGGGTTTCTCTTTGTTTTGGGGATCAGCCCCCGCAACCGATAATAGCGAAACCCATGGAGCTGTTTAGCATCCGCGAAGCTTCGCTCAATCACCCAGAAAGATCATTTTGAAAAGAACAAGTGGATCAATGGCTGGACGGCCATTATCTTGTGAATACGTGCAAAAGTTGTCAAAGCAACTACAGTTGCTTTATCATAAAAAAGACATCTTCATCAGACCTATAACATGCCAAGGACATAAGAAAGGAGCCGTATGATGGCTGTTCAAATCGGACTTACAGGCTGGGGCGACCATGATTCGCTGTATATTCCCGGTACAAAGGCGAAGGACAGGCTGGGCCAATATGCAAAATATTTTCCCGTCGTCGAAGTAGACAGCTCCTTCTATGCGATTCAATCCCGGGAAAGGTTCGCCAAATGGGTGGCGGAAACGCCGAGCTCGCTCCATTTTATGATAAAAGCCTATCAAGGCATGACAGGGCATCAGCGCGGTGAAGCGGCAGCTGCCGCGGCATTAAATGACACGGGGCAAATGTTCGCTGCTTTCCGCGAATCTATTGAACCGGTTATGGAGGCTGGGCGATTGACCGCCGTACTGTTCCAGTATCCGCCATGGTTTGATTGCACGCAGGATAATGTCCGGCTGCTTCGCGAAACGAAGCTCAGAATGGGCAGCATTCGCTGCGCGCTGGAGTTCCGCCATCAGAGCTGGTTTATGCCGGAGTTTCGTGCGAGGACGCTGGCGTTCATGGAGCGCGAGGGCTGGATACACAGCGTATGTGATGAGCCGCAGGCAGGCATTGGCTCGGTGCCGACTGTGCTGCATGCAACCGATCAGGAGCTGACGCTCGTTAGGCTGCATGGTCGAAATGTATCGGGCTGGAACCAGAGCGGAGCACCGAATTGGCGCGAGGTTCGCTATTTATACCGCTACAACAGTACTGAGCTGCGAGAATGGGCAGAACATATCAAGGAGCTGCAGCAGCAGAGCAAGCATATTTGCATTATTTTTAACAATAACTCCGGCGGAGACGCGGCTGATAATGCCAAAGAACTGATGGACCTGCTTGGACTGAACTGTCCGGATGGGGAAGGGCCTTATTTTGTTCGCAATGAGCCAGAGCCGCCAGCGGTGGAGCAGTTGGAGTTATTTTAGAGTGGGGGACAGGTTTATGCCTTATCAGGGACTTGAGCAGTCAATTGGCTTTACAATGGGAATGACGTATCGCAAGCTTACTAATTTTTTTCAGCAACGTTTGAGAGAATATGCGATTACGCCAGAGCAGTGGTCGGTACTGCTTCAAATTAGCAAGTCGGAGGGCTTGATCCAGAAGGAAATTGCTTTGCGGACGAGCAAGGAAAATCCCACCGTTACCCGTATCATCGACCATTTGGAGAAGGAGCAGCTGATTTACAAGCGGCCTGGCGTTCAGGATCGACGCAGCTTTGTTGTTTATATTACGGACAAAGGCGAGCAGCTTATTAATGAAACCATCGCCATAAATGAGTCGGTAAACGATGAAGTCAAGAAGGTCATTTCCGCAGAGGAATATGAGCTTATGATTTCGCTGATGCTGCGAATTAATAATCATATGCAGGCATCAATCGAGAAAAATTAACCGTTCCGGCAGCTGCTAGATTTTTTCGGCACACAAGGTTTCTTGGAATCTGTTGAAATATCCTCTTAACAATCCAACATTTCCCACCGATATAATTAAAAGATCTATGCGATGTCATTTTAGACGGGCTGCGCCGTGTACATATAATAGAACGATAAACGAGGGCGCGTGGGAAAATGGTTGGAGGAGGGAATGCTTTGGGCGGTACAGGCCACAGCAGCAAAGATGCCGAGGAGGCAGCTTTCCAATGGATCAGGCTGACAGGATTTGGACGGGAAGTGTCGTGCAGGCGGCGAGAGCGGAAGGATATCCGAAAAGTACGGGCGCTTAGGCACTTCTATAAAAATTGCTTTATACCTGCTCTTGAACAAACGGTATTTCAGGAAAATCGTTATTACCACATCCATCAAGAACAGCTGATCGAGCTGTTTTTATCTGCTTTTCGCCAGCTGTGCAATCGGCTGTATGCCAGGCAGCAGGAGGGACGGATCGGAGCCATTAGCATCATTGAATATAGCTTGCAGGCATCCCCCAGTACGGTAGAATTATTTGGCTATCGGGTAGAGGCCTATGGCGAGCAGGGTTATGAAGATGCGGAGCCTTATTCGGAAAATTATAATATCGCCTGGCTGTATCAGTTCGTACCAGAGCTAATGACGAATTTAAATGAGCAGCGCAAAGCATATGGGGGAAAAATATTGGGCGGCGATATTGAGAACATGATGCGGGGCGAGCTGGTTTTGTTCCACCAGTTTGCGGCCCAACTTATCCGCAGCGCCATTCCAAGGGCCATCAGCGAGCCGCAATATGCGGCGCTGGCCAAAACAGATTCGTTCAACATTCGGCTGGGCCGAGAAGGAAAACAACGCAAGACGATATATATAAAGCATGACGCTTTTGATTTTGGTGGACAAGGATAGGCGGAAGATAGAGCAAGAGGAAGGAGCTTGAGATGAACCGAGAACAGTTGATAGCCATATTTACGAAGGAGCAGCGAATCGATATAGCGTTTCCGGGATATCGTCGCGAGACGGACGGCGATATTATTCGGCAAATCGCGCTCGAAAATGACGGCGAAGGCGGCTTCGTTCTTTATACGGATTTGAACGAGGACAACGTGGATGAAGCCATTGAGGCGCAGCTCGCTTATTTTCGCGAGCTTGGGCAATCGTTTGAGTGGAAGGTGTACAGCGGTGACAAGCCTCACAATCTCAAAGAGCGCTTGCTGGCACATGGCTTCGACATCGGCGAAGAAGAAGCGATGATGGTTATTCAGCTTGCGGAAGGGCATGAGCTGCTCCAGTGTGAAATTTCACCAGCCATTCGCCCTGTGACGGATGCGGCAGGCATTGATGCATTAGTAGCGCTGGAAGAAGCGGTATGGGGTGTTGCCCATATCGAGCATGGGGAGCGATTAAAGCAGGATTTGCAGGATGAGCAAATTGGGCTGCGCATCTATGCCGCTTATGAGGGAGACAAAATGGTCAGTGCCGCCTGGATGTATTTGCACGAGGGAACGTCGTTTGCAAGCATTTGGGGAGGATCTACGCTCGCGGAATACCGCGGCAAAGGGTTTTATACAGCGCTGCTGGCTGTGCGTGCGCAGGCTGCCTGGCACGCAGGCTTTCGTTTGATGACGGTGGATGCGAGTCCAATGAGCCGCCTGATTTTGGCGAAACGAGGCTTTGAGCTGCTTGCCTATACATGGCCCTGCATGTCTCCAGCGGAGAATATTTGATCTAGGTTGTTACTTGTAATAATGATACAATGGACAAAGCCGTAGCGAATAATGGGAAGATGCAGGAGGACGAAATGACGACTTTATTGCTGCTCGGCAGCATCAATATGTTTTTAGCGGTTATGCTCGGCGCTTTTGGCGCGCATGCATTGAAGAAGAAGCTTTCCGCCGACATGCTGGCTATTTATCAGACTGGGGTGCAATACCAGATTGCCCATGCGTTGGGCTTGCTGCTTGCCGGTGTGTTAGCAGACGGCATACTTACGAGCGGACTCGTCGTAACCGCAGGCTGGTTTTTATTTGCTGGCATTATTTTGTTCAGCGGCAGCCTTTATGCTCTTAGCCTCAGCGGTGTGAAGAAGCTGGGCGCGGTTACTCCGCTGGGCGGACTGTGTTTTTTGATCGGTTGGGTCATTTTGGCCGTTGCGGTTGTTCAAGGCTAGCTGCATAGCCGTAGAAAACGAGAGAGCTTGCCGCAGGCAGGCTCTTTGGTCATTTTGCGAAAAGGACTGGGAGGAAGCTGGTTTATGTTTACGGGATGGCGCCTTTCGGTGCTGGGACTAGTTGTTGTGGGGACGACAGCGGTTGTCGCTCCTCTGTTCAAACTAATGGATTTCGGAAAAACGATTCCATTGTTTATTTTATTTGCATTGTTTATCGGCTGTATGGAGCTGATGGAATGGATCAAACGGCGTAATCGAAGACGCTAATCCTTGCAAGGAATAGCAGAGCCTGACAAATGAAAAACTATTGATTATTAAGAGAAAGGGGATTTTAGCAAATGCCGCAAATCGACACGCCGTCTGTCCTGCTGCTTTTTTTCGCGCTGCTGGGCATATTGAGCAAAAATAACTCCATCACCATCGCTGCCGTATTTCTGCTGCTTCTCCGGGTAACGAATGTGCATCAGGCTTTCCCGTGGATCGAGAAACACGGCCTCACTTTGGGCATCATCATATTGACGATTGGCATTCTCGCGCCGCTGGCGAGCGGAACGATCAGTATGAAATCCGTCTATGAATCCTTTCTCCATTGGAAATCGATAGCGGCCATCGTCGTCGGCGTGATGGTTGCTTATTTGGGCGGGCGCGGCTTTCATCTCATGTCCAGCCAGCCGACAATTGTGACCGGGCTGATTATCGGCACCATTATTGGAGTTGCTTTTTTCAAAGGCGTTCCGGTCGGTCCGCTTATTGCGGCGGGACTGCTATCGCTGCTGATCAGCAAGTGAGGGCTAGCCATTCTTCTTGCAGTATGGCGTAATAATATTCGTCCCACCAATCATGGGCGCCATTAGGAATACATTTTTTGAAAAAGCCTTCCCGTCGCATGCCGATTTTCTCCATCACCCGATAGGAGGGAGTGTTTTCGGGCTGGCAGGTGGCAATTATTCGGTGGAGCCGCAGCTCCTCGAACCCATATTTCAGCATGGAGCGTGCAGCTTCCGTTGCGTAGCCTTGATTGCGATAATGCGGGCTGAATACCCAGCCGATCTCATAGGTGTGCTCGCCAAAATACTTATGAAACACAAGATGTCCAATAAGCTGATGGCTGTCTTTCAAGAGTACAGCGTAATGCTGTGCTTGATTGCCAAGATTATCATTGACAAACTGCTGTGCATCGTCTCTACTTTGTACCCCTCCGGGTATGTAAGTCATAACAGCAGGATTGGAGGTGTATGCCCATACAGCCTTCCAATCGTCTGATTTAAAAGGGCGAATCCGCAACCTCTCTGTTGCAATTAGCATGTAAAGAACTCCATTTCACAATGAATAGTTTCAAGCGTAAACGGCCGAAAGCCGTCCTCTAGCGGCAAAGCTACCGTTTCGCGTAGAAATATAGAGAAAGGATGGAACAATCATATCCTTTCCTATATTTTGAAAAATGACTCCATACAGGGTCAGCTTATTCCTCTAATAATACAAAAATCCTCCATAATTACAAGGCTTTATTGCTGTGGAGCTTTGTCACAAAACGAAAGGCACGCCAGCTTGCACCTTTTCAGGTGGAGCTGGTGTGCCTTTTGCATGTGCCGCTAGGTGAGCAGAGGATAGGAAGCTGTCTTTATCTTTGCCACTCCTGCTGCTGCTCTTGCTCCTCATCCAAAGCCTGTGGCGGCGGGTTGCCAATTCGCCATTGTACGCCTTGCGCCGCTCCGTGGCCGTAGCCTTCATATCCGCTTGCGCCAGCTTGGGCATTGACACACGCCGGTCCGATAATGGTCGTATTTTGAATCGGGGACAGCACATGGGCCAGCTGACCGGCATTGACGCAATAGGCGAGCTGGAACACTTCCTTCGGCGTAATACGCAGTACGTCAGAGCCGAATACTGTTTGTGGACAGCGGTCATCAAAAATCGTAATAAAATGCGTATGCTCGCTGCACGCAATAATCCAGTGCCACCAGCCCATCGGAATGTATACGGCTTGATGGTCGCATAACCGGTAAGTAAGCAGCTGCTTCGTAAAAGGATTTAAAATCGAAACGACAATTTCACCGTGCGTGACGAATACAAGCTCCGTCGTATTGGGATGCCAATGCGGCTCAACAATATAATTTTTGGTCATATGCGCATCGAAAAACGACGTGCTTCTTAGCACAGGCAATTCCTGTGCCGTTAATTGGTTTAAGTAGTTGCAGGAGTCCTTATGGAACAAGGGGGCGCAATTAACATCGTAAAACAAATTTAATGCGGGTGAAGCGAGGTCTACATATTCTGTACTCATGATCGGCCTGCCTTTCTGAAATCGCAGTTTTTCCAGCAGTGTATGCAGCTGCCTAGACGGAGGTGAAGAGCTGGCGCGGAAGTCGGTTCAATTGATGCCTCATGAAATCAGAATATAGTCCATTAGAACAAGTGTATCGTGAATTGGCTCTCTCGCTCTCAGGCGCTAAAGTTAAAGCATCAAAGCTAGGGAGGAATCACGTTGGAGCAGCAGGTGAAGATTTGGGAGGAGACGGTTTCCATACCGACCTACGGCATAGGCAAACCAGAGCGAAATCCGATGTTTTTAGAAAAAAGAGTGTATCAAGGCAGCTCGGGCCGGGTTTATCCGCATCCCGTTATTGATAAAATCGAAAATGAAAAGCAGCCTCAGCCATACAAGCTCGTCATTCTCGAAAATGAATATGTGCGTATCGAAATGATGCCAGAGCTGGGCGGACGCATTTATCGGGCGCTGGATAAAACAAATGACTACGATTTCGTTTATTACAACAAGGTCATTAAGCCTGCGCTCGTGGGGCTAGCGGGGCCGTGGATATCCGGTGGCATTGAATTCAACTGGCCGCAGCATCATCGTCCAAACACCTACGGGCCAGTAGAATATCGTCTAGCTGAAAATAAAGACGGCAGCGCTACGGTATGGGTCAGCGAAATTGACCGCATGTATGGCACGAAGGTAACGTCTGGCTTTACACTATATCCCGGCAAGGCTTATTTGGAAATTTCCGCACAGCTTTACAACCGGACGCCGCAGCCGCAAACTTTTTTATGGTGGGCAAATCCGGCGGTCGCTGTTAATGAGCATACGCAGTCGGTATTTCCCCCTGATGTAACAGCGGTTTTCGACCACGGTAAGCGGGACGTAAGCCGCTTTCCAATTGCAACCGGCACCTATTATAAAATGGATTATTCCGCTGGCGTTGATATTTCCCGCTATCGCAACATTCCCGTGCCAACCTCTTATATGGCTTACAAATCCGATTATAATTTTGTGGGTGGGTATGACCATGGGGTGCAGGCGGGCCTGCTGCATGTAGCGAACCATCATATTTCCCCGGGCAAAAAGCAGTGGACTTGGGGGAACGGCGAATTTGGCATCGCTTGGGATCGCAATCTGACCGATGAGGACGGGCCTTATATTGAGCTGATGACGGGCGTCTATACGGACAATCAGCCGGATTTCACCTGGCTTCAGCCGTATGAGGAGAAGTCGTTCAAGCAATATTTTATGCCCTACAAAAAGATAGGAGTCGTCAAAAATGCGTCCATCGATGCCGCTGTTAATTTAGAAGTCGACGAGCAGACGCGGGAGGCTACCCTTTACGTTTATGCGACAGCTGTGTTCGAGGCTGCCCAAATCGAGCTGCGCGGACGGGGGCGCAGCTATATTCAAGAGAAGGTGAAGCTGTCGCCGACCGACATCTTCAAGTCTGTCGTTACATTGGATGATTCAGACCAGACTTTTGATTTGTTGCTGACGGTCCGTGATGCGGCAGGGAGGCTGCTCATTTCCTACCAGCCTGCCAAGCCCTCGCTTGAGCAAATACCTGACGCGGCGAAGCCGCTTGAAGCGCCAGCTGCGCTCAAGACGAATGAGCAGCTGTATTTGGCCGGGCTTCACTTGGAGCAATATCGCCACGCGACCTTTGAGCCGGAGGCGTATTATTTGGAAGGGCTGAAGCGCGACGCTAGCGACAGCCGTATAAATGTCGCTTATGGTACGCTGCTGCTGCGGCAGGGGAAATTTCAACAGGCGGAAGGCTATTTCCACACCGCCATTAAGTCGCTGACATGGCGCAATCCGAATCCATATGACAGCGAGGCGCTTTACCAGCTTGGCGTTGCCTTGAAGCATCAAGGGAAGCGCGAAGAAGCGTTCGCTGCTTTCTACAAGGCAACGTGGTCAGCGGCTTGGCAGGATGCCAGCTACTTCTCGCTGGCACAGATCGCTTGCGCGGAAGGCGCGCTTGCGGATGCGCTGGAGCTGGTAGAGCGTTCCATCGTGCGGAACGCCCGCAATTATAAAGCGCGCCATTTGAAGGCGGCGCTGCTGCGCAAGCTGGGACGCAGCGAGGAGGCGATAGCCTTCGCGGCGGAGACGCTCGGGCTCGATGTGGCCGATTTCGGATCGGCCAACGAGCGCTGCTTGGCGCTGGCTGCTGAAGGGCAGCAGCAGCTGGCGGATCAGGCGCGTGCCGAGCTGCTGCGGCTTATGCGCGGCGATGCGCACAATTATTTGAACTTAGCTGCCGACTACGTTGGCAGCGGGCTGCATGAGGAAGCGATTGCGGTGCTGGCGTGCATCGTGACTTCACTAGAAAACCAAGCGGCAGCGATCTATCCGATGCTGCATTATACGCTTGCTTATGCCTATGAGCAGTCAGGCCATATGGAAGCCGCTGCTGCTTCGCGGCAAGCTGCGGAATCGAATGCTCCTCATTATTGC
This genomic window contains:
- a CDS encoding DUF72 domain-containing protein — encoded protein: MMAVQIGLTGWGDHDSLYIPGTKAKDRLGQYAKYFPVVEVDSSFYAIQSRERFAKWVAETPSSLHFMIKAYQGMTGHQRGEAAAAAALNDTGQMFAAFRESIEPVMEAGRLTAVLFQYPPWFDCTQDNVRLLRETKLRMGSIRCALEFRHQSWFMPEFRARTLAFMEREGWIHSVCDEPQAGIGSVPTVLHATDQELTLVRLHGRNVSGWNQSGAPNWREVRYLYRYNSTELREWAEHIKELQQQSKHICIIFNNNSGGDAADNAKELMDLLGLNCPDGEGPYFVRNEPEPPAVEQLELF
- a CDS encoding MarR family transcriptional regulator; this encodes MPYQGLEQSIGFTMGMTYRKLTNFFQQRLREYAITPEQWSVLLQISKSEGLIQKEIALRTSKENPTVTRIIDHLEKEQLIYKRPGVQDRRSFVVYITDKGEQLINETIAINESVNDEVKKVISAEEYELMISLMLRINNHMQASIEKN
- a CDS encoding N-acetyltransferase, encoding MNREQLIAIFTKEQRIDIAFPGYRRETDGDIIRQIALENDGEGGFVLYTDLNEDNVDEAIEAQLAYFRELGQSFEWKVYSGDKPHNLKERLLAHGFDIGEEEAMMVIQLAEGHELLQCEISPAIRPVTDAAGIDALVALEEAVWGVAHIEHGERLKQDLQDEQIGLRIYAAYEGDKMVSAAWMYLHEGTSFASIWGGSTLAEYRGKGFYTALLAVRAQAAWHAGFRLMTVDASPMSRLILAKRGFELLAYTWPCMSPAENI
- a CDS encoding DUF423 domain-containing protein, producing the protein MTTLLLLGSINMFLAVMLGAFGAHALKKKLSADMLAIYQTGVQYQIAHALGLLLAGVLADGILTSGLVVTAGWFLFAGIILFSGSLYALSLSGVKKLGAVTPLGGLCFLIGWVILAVAVVQG
- a CDS encoding DUF441 domain-containing protein: MPQIDTPSVLLLFFALLGILSKNNSITIAAVFLLLLRVTNVHQAFPWIEKHGLTLGIIILTIGILAPLASGTISMKSVYESFLHWKSIAAIVVGVMVAYLGGRGFHLMSSQPTIVTGLIIGTIIGVAFFKGVPVGPLIAAGLLSLLISK
- a CDS encoding GNAT family N-acetyltransferase, yielding MLIATERLRIRPFKSDDWKAVWAYTSNPAVMTYIPGGVQSRDDAQQFVNDNLGNQAQHYAVLLKDSHQLIGHLVFHKYFGEHTYEIGWVFSPHYRNQGYATEAARSMLKYGFEELRLHRIIATCQPENTPSYRVMEKIGMRREGFFKKCIPNGAHDWWDEYYYAILQEEWLALTC
- a CDS encoding cupin domain-containing protein; protein product: MSTEYVDLASPALNLFYDVNCAPLFHKDSCNYLNQLTAQELPVLRSTSFFDAHMTKNYIVEPHWHPNTTELVFVTHGEIVVSILNPFTKQLLTYRLCDHQAVYIPMGWWHWIIACSEHTHFITIFDDRCPQTVFGSDVLRITPKEVFQLAYCVNAGQLAHVLSPIQNTTIIGPACVNAQAGASGYEGYGHGAAQGVQWRIGNPPPQALDEEQEQQQEWQR
- a CDS encoding DUF5107 domain-containing protein — encoded protein: MEQQVKIWEETVSIPTYGIGKPERNPMFLEKRVYQGSSGRVYPHPVIDKIENEKQPQPYKLVILENEYVRIEMMPELGGRIYRALDKTNDYDFVYYNKVIKPALVGLAGPWISGGIEFNWPQHHRPNTYGPVEYRLAENKDGSATVWVSEIDRMYGTKVTSGFTLYPGKAYLEISAQLYNRTPQPQTFLWWANPAVAVNEHTQSVFPPDVTAVFDHGKRDVSRFPIATGTYYKMDYSAGVDISRYRNIPVPTSYMAYKSDYNFVGGYDHGVQAGLLHVANHHISPGKKQWTWGNGEFGIAWDRNLTDEDGPYIELMTGVYTDNQPDFTWLQPYEEKSFKQYFMPYKKIGVVKNASIDAAVNLEVDEQTREATLYVYATAVFEAAQIELRGRGRSYIQEKVKLSPTDIFKSVVTLDDSDQTFDLLLTVRDAAGRLLISYQPAKPSLEQIPDAAKPLEAPAALKTNEQLYLAGLHLEQYRHATFEPEAYYLEGLKRDASDSRINVAYGTLLLRQGKFQQAEGYFHTAIKSLTWRNPNPYDSEALYQLGVALKHQGKREEAFAAFYKATWSAAWQDASYFSLAQIACAEGALADALELVERSIVRNARNYKARHLKAALLRKLGRSEEAIAFAAETLGLDVADFGSANERCLALAAEGQQQLADQARAELLRLMRGDAHNYLNLAADYVGSGLHEEAIAVLACIVTSLENQAAAIYPMLHYTLAYAYEQSGHMEAAAASRQAAESNAPHYCFPNSLFELLVLEHAIAANPHDAKAHYYLGNLLYDKKRHSDAIAHWEASRAAEPNFATVHRNLALAYYNKRGDEAAALEALEQAFALDQADARVFYELDQLYKKLGYPAEQRLAKLEQQQSLVELRDDLYIEYVTLLNATGQHAQAVVALASRQFHPWEGGEGKVTGQHVLTHVELAKQALQQGNAPQAIQLLNMALIFPEHYGEGKLHGAQENNIYYYLGCAYVALNDPQRAEECFKQASQGLEEPASALYYNDQPPDMIFYQGLSWLKLGNEQEAKRRFHKLLDYAEKHIFDRVEFDYFAVSLPDFLVFEDDLSKRNEIHCRYMMGLGLLGLGERGQAAEQFGAALQLDSNHSGARIHSRLLV